In Clarias gariepinus isolate MV-2021 ecotype Netherlands chromosome 1, CGAR_prim_01v2, whole genome shotgun sequence, one DNA window encodes the following:
- the cd248a gene encoding CD248 molecule, endosialin a, producing the protein MGSSMLFVILLSVLQYLSNVQTQEMQEQDALCNENSCLVIYFQRKIFLDAWRSCRKQGGNLVTIKSPEEAGLIETLFSNLEPMESTRVFVWIGLQRQPRKCAAGHPMRGFSWITGEEDTHYTDWLQDYSPNTCLVPRCVSIGYSSSAQQSQDNFKWKDEPCSIPLDGYLCRYTFSGMCQAISNEGYGNALYTTSFHLVTSLLTHIPSGSVATVPCMTSGDQTVVCALREDGTVGWNKDPPFCSEISKTTWCEKDNGGCHHYCLEDEKHYYCDCKEGFLLAQDGMSCFQTDPCQDSPCEYECLTVMDSYRCACQEGYMLAPDEQGCLDVDECLQSPCEQICVNAPGTFECRCRDGYKPNEEGTCEDIDECAESPCEHECDNIIGSYVCYCHLGFSPLPGDPSRCYDVDECQIEGTCEQMCINSVGGFECYCEEGYDLQSDHSSCRPTDEQQSYTVPASIYSITDLTNQMTEYQDPDYYKPLEREYLDWLTELPNVVMVSTSATQEVTETASSTESPVVTTNMQSDKINQQTVAVDGFLSSTTTTTTTPLPEYYEDESTTEFTTMSLTTTIPGGARNWIWSSSSRDELDEMGPEQTTSITDSEYETFDPNLDNASNDYESPTSFTELQTPTQPQGPKDGSRNEHTQGSSWLLVGLLVPLCIFIVVMVVLGIIYCTRCTPKPQNKNSTECYHWIAGAGDKAAADMSSGGVTKV; encoded by the coding sequence ATGGGCTCTTCAATGCTCTTTGTGATTCTTCTGTCTGTACTACAGTATCTCTCTAATGTGCAGACTCAGGAGATGCAGGAGCAAGATGCCCTTTGCAACGAGAACAGCTGTTTAGTAATCTACTTTCAACGCAAAATCTTCCTGGATGCCTGGCGCAGCTGCAGGAAGCAGGGAGGCAACCTTGTCACCATTAAAAGTCCAGAGGAGGCAGGCTTGATTGAGACTCTCTTTTCTAACCTGGAACCGATGGAAAGTacccgtgtgtttgtgtggattGGTTTGCAAAGGCAGCCCCGTAAGTGCGCTGCTGGACATCCCATGCGAGGCTTCTCCTGGATTACTGGGGAGGAAGATACACATTACACCGACTGGCTGCAAGATTACTCTCCAAACACCTGCTTAGTTCCACGTTGCGTAAGCATTGGTTATAGTAGCTCTGCTCAACAAAGCCAGGACAATTTCAAGTGGAAAGATGAACCGTGCTCAATACCTCTGGATGGCTATTTGTGCAGGTACACTTTTTCTGGCATGTGTCAAGCTATTTCAAATGAAGGGTATGGGAATGCACTGTACACAACCTCATTTCACCTTGTCACCTCACTCTTGACTCACATTCCATCTGGGTCAGTTGCAACTGTACCCTGCATGACTTCAGGTGACCAAACAGTAGTGTGTGCTTTACGAGAGGATGGGACTGTGGGTTGGAACAAAGATCCTCCTTTCTGCTCTGAAATTTCCAAGACCACCTGGTGTGAAAAGGATAATGGTGGCTGCCACCATTACTGCTTAGAAGATGAAAAGCACTACTACTGTGATTGTAAAGAAGGCTTTCTTTTGGCTCAGGATGGAATGAGCTGTTTCCAAACTGACCCCTGTCAAGACTCTCCCTGTGAATATGAGTGTCTGACAGTAATGGACAGTTATCGCTGTGCCTGCCAAGAGGGGTACATGCTGGCACCAGATGAGCAAGGCTGTCTGGATGTCGATGAGTGCTTGCAGAGTCCATGCGAACAGATCTGCGTAAATGCCCCAGGCACCTTTGAGTGTCGCTGTCGTGATGGCTATAAACCCAATGAAGAGGGAACTTGTGAGGACATAGACGAGTGTGCAGAGTCTCCGTGTGAGCATGAGTGTGACAACATAATAGGTTCTTATGTATGTTATTGTCACCTTGGTTTTTCTCCCCTTCCAGGGGATCCAAGTCGCTGTTATGATGTTGATGAATGTCAAATTGAGGGAACCTGTGAGCAAATGTGTATAAATTCCGTTGGAGGATTTGAATGTTACTGCGAAGAGGGTTACGATCTGCAAAGTGACCACTCTTCATGCAGACCCACCGATGAGCAGCAATCTTACACAGTCCCTGCATCCATTTATTCAATTACAGATCTTACTAACCAAATGACAGAATACCAAGACCCAGATTACTACAAGCCACTTGAAAGAGAATACTTGGATTGGCTTACTGAGCTTCCTAACGTGGTGATGGTTTCCACTAGTGCTACTCAAGAGGTGACTGAAACTGCTTCATCAACTGAAAGCCCTGTTGTGACCACTAACATGCAATCAGATAAGATAAACCAACAAACAGTTGCTGTGGATGGCTTTTTatcttctactactactactactacaactccACTGCCAGAATATTATGAGGATGAAAGTACCACAGAATTTACCACAATGTCTCTTACCACTACCATACCAGGTGGTGCTAGGAATTGGATCTGGTCCAGTTCTAGCCGAGATGAGCTTGATGAAATGGGACCTGAACAAACAACCTCCATCACAGACAGTGAATATGAAACTTTTGATCCGAATCTTGATAACGCCAGCAATGATTATGAATCTCCAACCTCTTTCACTGAATTACAAACCCCAACACAGCCCCAGGGACCTAAGGATGGCAGCAGGAATGAGCATACTCAGGGCAGCAGCTGGTTGCTGGTTGGATTGTTGGTACCGCTTTGCATCTTCATTGTTGTCATGGTGGTACTGGGTATCATCTACTGCACTCGGTGTACCCCTAAGCCACAGAACAAGAATTCCACTGAGTGTTACCACTGGATTGCTGGTGCTGGTGATAAAGCAGCTGCTGATATGTCAAGTGGTGGTGTAACAAAGGTGTAA